In Kwoniella newhampshirensis strain CBS 13917 chromosome 2, whole genome shotgun sequence, one DNA window encodes the following:
- a CDS encoding deoxyuridine 5'-triphosphate nucleotidohydrolase: protein MDVQLLSDRATLPTLGSDFAAGMDLYSAETKTVPARGKGSGRLAAVDRGAKGTLWADRSAKWTSSQARNSDRSRGHRRRLPRSGHGPAFQPL from the exons atggacgtGCAGCTGTTATCTGATCGAGCGACTCTGCCGACTCTAGGGTCTGATTTCGCGGCTGGAATGGATTTGTACAGCGCGGAGACAAAGACTGTGCCGGCAAGGGGCAAGGGCTCTGGTCGACTTGCAGCTGTCGATCGCGGTGCCAAAGGGACACTATGGGCGGATCGCTCCGCGAAGTGGACTAG CTCTCAAGCACGGAATTCAGACCGGAGCAGGGGTCATCGACGCCGACTACCGCGGTCCGGTCATGGTCCTGCTTTTCAACCACTCTGA